Proteins from a genomic interval of Candidatus Nomurabacteria bacterium:
- a CDS encoding vitamin K epoxide reductase family protein codes for MKVFNKEVNLEAVAAIIPLLFTFLTVFHTRESVKVFYALALNLVILEFFLIRKIAGKNFKKAYPYILIVCGSIGLAAAGILTIEKIALLKDPARITSCSLSPIVACSPVINSPEASIFTIPNPAFGILGFGLVIAAGMALLAGANSLKKWWWQTFLSGTLVGTIFCGWLIYETLYEIGSICLYCSGAWVVTIASFVTTLKYASKENAIKLPTKLRNMVEKYTLEIMVSIYALILILILQRFWSYWVSLI; via the coding sequence ATGAAAGTATTTAATAAAGAAGTAAATTTAGAAGCTGTCGCAGCTATTATTCCCCTATTGTTTACTTTTTTAACAGTTTTTCATACTAGAGAATCTGTTAAGGTTTTTTACGCTTTGGCATTAAATCTAGTGATTTTAGAATTCTTCTTAATTAGAAAAATTGCTGGTAAAAATTTTAAAAAAGCTTACCCATATATTTTAATCGTCTGTGGATCTATTGGTCTAGCAGCTGCAGGGATTTTGACAATTGAGAAGATAGCTCTTTTAAAAGATCCTGCCAGAATAACAAGCTGCTCTTTGAGCCCAATAGTTGCATGTTCTCCAGTAATTAACAGCCCAGAAGCTAGTATTTTCACGATTCCTAATCCGGCATTTGGCATCTTAGGTTTTGGACTGGTTATTGCTGCTGGAATGGCTTTATTAGCTGGGGCTAATAGTTTGAAGAAGTGGTGGTGGCAAACATTCTTGTCAGGAACTCTCGTCGGGACAATATTTTGTGGATGGTTAATTTATGAGACTTTATATGAGATTGGATCAATCTGTCTTTACTGCTCAGGGGCTTGGGTCGTAACCATTGCCAGTTTTGTGACTACATTAAAATACGCGTCTAAAGAGAATGCGATAAAGCTTCCTACTAAGTTAAGGAATATGGTGGAAAAATACACACTAGAAATTATGGTCTCTATATATGCTCTAATTCTCATCTTAATCCTTCAAAGGTTCTGGAGCTACTGGGTTTCTTTAATTTAA
- the dnaJ gene encoding molecular chaperone DnaJ, which produces MAEKRDYYEVLGVGKNASADEVKKAFRKLAVKYHPDKEGGDETKFKEAAEAYEVLSNTEKKQRYDQFGHAGVGGASSSGGGAGFGGFDFSGAGGGFSFDISDLGLDDILGNFFGGAFGGGGGSRRKSRGADLQTLITLTFEEAVFGTEKKMDVTTELTCEHCKGTKSEPGHKLKSCPTCDGKGSQTKTFSTPFGQINQEEVCHTCGGEGKIPDVPCTVCNGKGRTKQTEEVKVVIPQGVDDGAALRISGKGAMGDDGSRGDLYVEIRVKPHKKFTREGNLILSSEEISMVDAALGIEIDVETVDGKIKMRVPAGTQSGNDFKLSGRGVPYVRGSGRGDHIVTIRVKTPTNLSKHQKELLEEFKSAKKRGLFR; this is translated from the coding sequence ATGGCTGAAAAAAGAGATTATTACGAAGTTTTAGGTGTTGGTAAAAACGCCTCTGCTGATGAGGTAAAAAAAGCTTTTAGAAAGCTAGCTGTTAAGTATCACCCTGATAAAGAAGGAGGAGATGAAACTAAGTTTAAAGAAGCAGCTGAAGCTTATGAGGTACTGAGTAATACAGAGAAAAAGCAAAGGTATGATCAATTTGGACACGCTGGAGTTGGTGGAGCTAGCAGTTCGGGTGGAGGAGCAGGTTTTGGAGGCTTTGACTTTAGCGGAGCTGGAGGAGGATTTAGTTTCGATATCTCCGACCTTGGACTTGATGATATCTTAGGCAACTTCTTTGGCGGAGCTTTTGGAGGTGGCGGTGGGAGTAGACGAAAATCTCGAGGAGCAGACCTGCAGACGCTAATAACTCTAACTTTTGAAGAGGCTGTTTTTGGTACAGAGAAGAAGATGGATGTGACTACCGAACTTACCTGTGAACACTGTAAAGGCACAAAAAGTGAGCCAGGACATAAGCTAAAAAGTTGTCCAACTTGTGACGGCAAAGGTAGTCAAACTAAAACCTTTAGTACCCCATTTGGTCAGATTAACCAAGAAGAAGTTTGCCATACTTGTGGCGGTGAGGGTAAGATCCCGGATGTACCTTGTACGGTCTGTAACGGCAAGGGTAGAACTAAACAAACTGAAGAAGTTAAAGTGGTTATACCTCAAGGTGTTGATGACGGAGCTGCACTTAGAATATCCGGCAAAGGAGCTATGGGCGACGATGGTTCTCGTGGGGATTTATATGTCGAAATTAGAGTTAAGCCTCATAAAAAGTTTACCCGTGAGGGAAACTTAATTCTTTCTTCTGAAGAGATATCAATGGTTGATGCTGCTCTAGGTATAGAGATCGATGTTGAAACTGTTGATGGCAAAATTAAGATGAGAGTTCCGGCTGGTACACAAAGCGGGAATGACTTTAAACTTAGCGGACGAGGAGTGCCGTATGTTAGAGGCTCTGGTCGAGGAGATCATATTGTTACAATTCGAGTTAAAACTCCAACTAACTTAAGTAAACACCAAAAAGAACTGCTCGAAGAATTCAAATCAGCAAAAAAACGAGGCTTATTTAGATAA
- a CDS encoding ATP-dependent zinc protease gives MKNVLILFGVKPKNLTERNWESFSSLIKENLDNEHIKLTTSALSKLTYYVNGEESKVFIRETNKDIAEFDLVVFVYTGTKREYAIAAARYLEFKNIPFIDRYLKRAVPSGKLACAMQRSLKEVDIVPTLGATSGNGLLNSLKYFNKFNDFPLVLKADIGRKGQNNFLVKSKDDLREILSKNKDVNFVLQPYVENDGDYRFLVMGSEVRLAFKRSGDKSKTHLNNTSSGANVNKIDLEKVSKEVLSLVKRAAAVDRLSVAGVDLIEDKTTGRWMVLEVNISPQLITGEFAKEKTEAYAEMIRELLEKKSYKPNKTGLIDLEEAQKVGRREYIGIFESGEVIRAKVDSGAYYCSLHVGSVELKDSKLKVVFDNGVEREFDKFRKIEVSPTGGHREKRFVVPLEILMGDKIIKEEISLSSRTGLRNKFLLGRRILKHGNYLIDSSRSFYFGKDKEEIKIKLKERSK, from the coding sequence ATGAAAAATGTTTTAATTTTATTTGGAGTTAAGCCTAAAAATCTTACAGAAAGAAACTGGGAGAGTTTTTCTAGTTTAATAAAAGAGAATTTAGATAATGAGCACATTAAGCTTACTACTTCTGCTCTTAGTAAGTTAACTTATTACGTAAATGGAGAAGAATCTAAAGTTTTTATAAGAGAAACCAATAAGGATATTGCTGAGTTTGATTTAGTAGTTTTTGTTTATACTGGTACTAAAAGAGAATATGCTATTGCAGCTGCTCGATACTTAGAGTTTAAGAATATCCCCTTTATTGATAGGTACTTAAAACGAGCAGTGCCCTCTGGAAAGCTAGCTTGCGCTATGCAAAGAAGCTTAAAAGAAGTGGATATAGTCCCAACTTTAGGAGCAACCTCTGGTAACGGCTTATTAAACTCTCTCAAGTATTTTAATAAGTTTAATGACTTTCCTCTTGTCTTAAAAGCAGATATTGGTAGAAAAGGACAGAATAACTTTTTAGTTAAGTCTAAAGATGATTTAAGAGAAATATTAAGTAAGAATAAAGATGTTAACTTCGTATTACAACCTTATGTTGAAAATGATGGTGATTACAGGTTTTTAGTTATGGGCTCAGAAGTTAGACTGGCCTTTAAGCGCTCCGGTGACAAGTCTAAAACTCATCTAAATAATACTTCGAGCGGAGCAAATGTTAACAAAATAGATTTAGAAAAAGTTTCAAAAGAGGTACTAAGTTTAGTAAAACGTGCTGCTGCGGTTGATAGACTCAGTGTAGCAGGAGTTGATCTAATTGAAGATAAAACTACTGGCAGGTGGATGGTTTTAGAGGTAAATATAAGCCCACAACTTATTACTGGTGAGTTTGCTAAAGAGAAGACTGAAGCATATGCAGAAATGATTAGAGAATTGCTAGAGAAGAAATCTTATAAACCAAACAAAACAGGTTTGATAGACTTGGAAGAAGCTCAAAAAGTTGGGCGTAGAGAGTATATTGGTATTTTTGAATCTGGTGAAGTTATACGAGCTAAAGTTGATAGTGGTGCTTATTACTGCTCATTGCATGTAGGCTCAGTGGAGTTAAAAGACTCTAAACTTAAAGTTGTTTTTGATAATGGAGTTGAGAGAGAGTTTGATAAGTTTAGAAAAATCGAAGTCTCTCCTACTGGTGGCCATAGAGAAAAACGCTTTGTTGTACCGCTTGAGATTTTAATGGGGGATAAAATAATTAAGGAAGAGATAAGCTTAAGCAGTAGAACTGGATTGAGAAATAAATTTTTACTAGGTAGGAGAATATTAAAACATGGTAACTATTTAATTGATTCCTCGAGGAGTTTTTATTTTGGAAAAGACAAAGAAGAGATTAAAATAAAGTTAAAAGAAAGGAGCAAGTAG
- a CDS encoding RimK family alpha-L-glutamate ligase, protein MKILILGGASYTNKRLREAARERGHICHIKSYKNCYLSVESGETKIFYKGKELTGYDAVIPRIAQSYTKYGTAVLRQFEMKGTYVAASSLAINRSRNKLRSMQLLAKANIGVPKTIIANSDSDTDDILDAFGKGPYIVKTLRGTHGKGVVLAETKKAAKAVMQAFYVENVNFMVQEFIEESAGTDIRVLVIGGRIYASIKRQSLDDEFRSNTHLGAEGRKVKLTEEEKKAAKKAAKVMGLPICGVDMMRSNRGPLILEVNSSASIMTPEKITGKDIATKIIKYVENNAKRGQKKDRVGA, encoded by the coding sequence ATGAAGATTCTGATTTTAGGTGGTGCAAGCTACACAAATAAAAGGCTAAGAGAAGCTGCTCGAGAGCGCGGTCACATTTGCCATATCAAAAGCTATAAAAACTGCTACCTTTCTGTTGAGTCTGGAGAAACTAAAATATTTTATAAAGGTAAAGAGTTAACCGGATATGATGCGGTAATCCCGCGTATTGCTCAAAGTTATACAAAGTACGGGACAGCTGTTTTAAGGCAGTTTGAGATGAAGGGAACTTATGTGGCGGCGTCATCTCTTGCAATAAATAGAAGCAGAAATAAGCTTAGGAGTATGCAACTTTTGGCTAAAGCAAACATTGGAGTTCCCAAAACGATTATTGCGAACTCCGATTCTGATACTGATGATATTTTGGATGCGTTTGGTAAAGGGCCTTATATTGTTAAAACTTTAAGAGGAACTCATGGGAAGGGAGTGGTCTTGGCAGAGACTAAAAAAGCTGCTAAAGCGGTGATGCAAGCTTTTTATGTTGAGAATGTTAACTTTATGGTGCAGGAATTTATCGAAGAAAGTGCCGGGACCGACATCCGTGTTCTGGTGATCGGCGGAAGGATTTATGCCAGTATTAAAAGGCAGTCATTGGATGATGAGTTCAGAAGTAATACTCACTTAGGCGCCGAAGGTCGTAAAGTTAAGCTTACAGAAGAAGAAAAGAAGGCCGCAAAAAAAGCTGCTAAAGTTATGGGTCTACCCATTTGTGGAGTTGATATGATGCGTTCTAATCGCGGGCCGTTAATCTTAGAAGTTAATAGTTCAGCTAGCATAATGACTCCAGAAAAAATTACGGGAAAAGATATTGCTACTAAAATCATCAAATATGTCGAAAATAATGCTAAACGAGGTCAAAAGAAAGACCGTGTAGGAGCATAA
- a CDS encoding SGNH/GDSL hydrolase family protein, with the protein MSNSVISNSKLIIGDSNSFFIKLKGFENLSVPGYRVNEVLDKLKELDTGETLIIGAGVNDTAIIKDINDGNEINPDIDDFKNTYRELLSLAKRKFKKVIVLGLLTSTEEKVKLNGAEIQYQNEVIVKYNKLVKELCGKNNIEFVDLLPYFTGREDELLVDHIHPNEDGKEIILSCLRGRLYAK; encoded by the coding sequence ATGTCAAATTCAGTGATTAGTAATTCTAAATTGATAATAGGTGATAGTAACTCTTTTTTTATTAAGCTTAAAGGCTTTGAGAATCTGTCAGTTCCTGGGTATAGAGTTAATGAAGTTTTAGATAAGCTTAAAGAATTAGATACTGGTGAAACACTAATTATTGGGGCTGGGGTAAACGACACTGCAATTATAAAAGATATTAATGATGGCAATGAAATAAACCCAGATATAGACGATTTTAAGAACACTTACAGAGAATTATTAAGCTTAGCAAAAAGAAAGTTTAAGAAGGTTATAGTTTTAGGCTTGCTAACTTCTACTGAAGAAAAGGTTAAACTCAATGGTGCAGAGATCCAATACCAAAATGAGGTAATCGTTAAGTACAATAAGTTAGTTAAAGAACTCTGTGGTAAGAATAATATTGAATTTGTTGATCTTCTTCCCTATTTTACTGGTAGAGAAGATGAATTATTGGTTGACCACATTCATCCTAATGAAGATGGCAAAGAGATTATTTTATCTTGCCTGAGAGGTAGACTGTACGCCAAGTAA
- a CDS encoding alanine--tRNA ligase produces the protein MTAREIRRAYLKFFEERGHLIVPRASLVPQDDPTTLFTGSGMQPMVPYLLGEPYPNGQKRISDSQVVFRAVDIDDVGDSEHLTSFEMLGNWSFGDYFKAEQIPWICEFLFDVIGLDINKVYVTCYAGNESLGIPRDDEAINLWQEEFKKRGIDAKVIELLTEEEGNRRGIEDGRIFLYEGKENWWGRGIPELNTPIGDPCGPCSEMFFDFGEEYEDEIKYGKAHPAGKSPRFTEIGNNVFMGYKRESESEFVKLKAPNIDQGAGLERLAMASLGVPDISATDLAKPINDQIELITGKRYEENTKAFRVVTDHIKSAVWLATDGVLPSNTGQGYVLRRLVRRAVKFALDLGISQNLVSQLAPVVREIYGEDYKEVIANFDNTLTTLEKEERVFRQTLQKGLKELEKVARQHSLSGADVFKLYDTYGFPQELTVEECALRGYKLNDKWRDEYEISMQEQRERSRTATAGQFKGGLQDHSDIVVKYHTATHLMHRALRNILGDHVIQRGSNITPERLRFDFSHPEKMTPEQIKAVEDMVNEQIQKDWPMTWREENTKEALDSGVMGAFGDKYGEMVKVYTVGDPDGENYSREICGGPHVKHTGKLSEEGKKFKILKEESSSVGIRRIKAALV, from the coding sequence ATGACAGCAAGGGAAATCCGCAGAGCTTATCTAAAATTTTTTGAAGAAAGAGGACATCTAATTGTTCCGAGAGCTTCTTTAGTGCCACAAGATGATCCAACAACTTTATTTACTGGATCTGGTATGCAGCCAATGGTTCCATATCTCTTGGGGGAACCATATCCCAATGGCCAAAAGAGAATCTCTGACTCTCAGGTCGTCTTCCGAGCTGTTGATATTGATGATGTAGGGGACAGCGAGCACTTAACTAGCTTTGAAATGCTAGGAAACTGGAGCTTTGGTGATTATTTTAAAGCGGAGCAGATTCCATGGATTTGCGAATTCTTATTTGATGTTATTGGGCTTGATATCAATAAGGTATATGTAACTTGTTACGCTGGTAATGAGAGTCTAGGCATTCCAAGAGATGATGAGGCTATTAACCTGTGGCAAGAAGAGTTCAAGAAAAGAGGAATCGATGCCAAGGTTATCGAACTCTTAACAGAGGAAGAGGGTAATAGGCGAGGTATTGAGGATGGAAGAATATTCTTATATGAAGGTAAGGAGAATTGGTGGGGCAGAGGAATACCAGAGCTCAACACTCCAATTGGAGATCCTTGCGGTCCTTGCTCTGAGATGTTCTTTGATTTTGGAGAGGAGTATGAAGATGAGATCAAGTATGGCAAGGCTCATCCTGCCGGCAAAAGTCCAAGATTTACAGAAATTGGCAACAATGTATTTATGGGCTACAAGCGTGAGAGCGAATCTGAGTTTGTTAAGCTTAAAGCTCCAAATATTGACCAGGGCGCAGGCCTGGAGCGTTTAGCTATGGCATCACTAGGAGTCCCAGATATATCCGCAACAGATCTTGCTAAACCAATTAATGATCAGATTGAATTAATCACTGGCAAAAGGTATGAAGAAAACACCAAAGCTTTTAGAGTAGTAACCGACCACATAAAATCTGCCGTTTGGTTGGCAACCGATGGAGTCTTGCCGAGTAACACAGGTCAAGGCTACGTCCTAAGAAGATTAGTAAGAAGAGCAGTTAAGTTTGCACTAGATTTAGGCATATCACAGAATCTAGTATCACAGCTTGCTCCTGTTGTTAGAGAAATCTACGGAGAAGATTATAAAGAAGTTATAGCTAACTTTGACAATACTCTAACCACTTTAGAAAAAGAAGAAAGAGTCTTTAGGCAAACTCTCCAAAAGGGCTTAAAAGAACTTGAGAAGGTTGCAAGACAACATTCTCTAAGCGGAGCAGATGTCTTTAAGCTTTACGATACTTACGGATTCCCACAAGAATTAACAGTAGAGGAGTGCGCACTGCGCGGTTACAAGCTTAATGATAAATGGCGTGACGAATACGAGATCTCTATGCAAGAACAGCGCGAGCGCTCTCGCACTGCAACTGCCGGTCAGTTTAAAGGAGGTCTTCAAGACCACTCTGATATTGTTGTTAAGTACCATACTGCAACTCATCTTATGCATAGAGCCCTCAGAAATATCTTAGGAGATCATGTCATCCAAAGAGGATCTAATATAACCCCAGAAAGATTAAGATTTGATTTCTCACATCCAGAAAAAATGACTCCAGAGCAAATCAAGGCAGTTGAAGATATGGTCAATGAGCAGATCCAAAAAGATTGGCCAATGACATGGCGCGAAGAAAATACCAAAGAAGCTCTAGATTCTGGAGTAATGGGGGCATTTGGGGATAAGTATGGCGAGATGGTTAAAGTGTATACAGTTGGAGATCCAGATGGTGAGAATTACTCACGCGAGATTTGCGGAGGTCCGCATGTTAAGCATACCGGAAAATTAAGCGAAGAAGGCAAAAAGTTTAAAATCCTAAAAGAAGAATCCTCATCCGTCGGAATCCGCCGCATAAAAGCCGCATTAGTATAG
- a CDS encoding GtrA family protein produces MKNHIEKVLRKVFKKRFARFFVVGVWNTLVDLTVLTIMVKLLDVQADQTLKLILANSVSATASITSSFLLNRFFVFRDGGNPIHGKKVATFIAVSLIGAYGINNTVLNLVVLHADWLHNFTYSIVQALSLDSVFSKNFVTIFTGKAVAGLSSMLWSFWAYGKFVFKRD; encoded by the coding sequence TTGAAAAATCATATAGAAAAAGTCCTAAGAAAGGTATTTAAAAAGCGCTTTGCGCGCTTCTTTGTGGTCGGCGTTTGGAACACGCTGGTTGATTTAACTGTGCTTACGATTATGGTTAAACTTCTTGATGTCCAGGCAGATCAAACTCTTAAGCTTATTCTTGCAAATTCTGTCTCTGCCACAGCCTCAATAACATCAAGTTTCTTATTAAATAGATTTTTTGTATTTAGAGATGGTGGCAATCCGATTCATGGCAAGAAAGTTGCTACTTTTATAGCCGTAAGCTTAATTGGAGCCTACGGAATTAACAATACAGTCTTAAATCTTGTCGTTTTGCATGCAGATTGGCTACATAACTTTACGTACTCAATAGTTCAAGCCTTAAGCTTAGATTCAGTATTTAGTAAGAACTTCGTAACTATATTTACGGGTAAGGCAGTCGCAGGTTTAAGTTCAATGCTTTGGAGCTTCTGGGCCTACGGCAAATTCGTTTTTAAACGCGACTGA
- a CDS encoding class E sortase: MLKKKKNSQTSLEQSEVESKKEGTKLKKILKVILPIIPLLIGLYLLSLVFAPKLTPYLNSGKVEKTLSGTLPEKGNDRVYIQKLGVNVKLNTGGAEAMNNGNAWHRLPERGDPVMGGNFIISAHRWIRGNTPQETIKQSPFYNTDRLAVGDSIVIDFDGARYKYEIFDIFDIKPDQTEIEDPLKDGEEPYMTLYTCTLKGSADGRVVIRARLVKIV; the protein is encoded by the coding sequence ATGTTGAAAAAGAAGAAAAACTCTCAAACTAGTTTAGAGCAAAGTGAAGTTGAATCTAAAAAAGAAGGTACTAAACTTAAGAAGATTCTGAAAGTTATATTACCTATAATCCCGCTATTAATCGGTTTATATCTTTTAAGTTTAGTCTTCGCTCCAAAGCTTACTCCTTATTTAAACTCTGGAAAGGTTGAAAAAACTTTGAGTGGGACTCTGCCCGAAAAAGGGAATGATCGAGTTTACATCCAAAAGCTTGGAGTAAACGTTAAGCTTAATACCGGTGGAGCGGAAGCTATGAATAATGGAAACGCTTGGCACAGATTACCGGAGCGTGGAGATCCAGTTATGGGCGGAAACTTTATTATTAGTGCTCATAGGTGGATCCGCGGGAATACTCCTCAGGAAACAATTAAACAAAGCCCTTTCTATAATACCGATAGACTGGCTGTCGGAGATTCTATAGTTATTGATTTTGATGGCGCAAGATATAAGTACGAGATTTTTGACATTTTTGATATTAAGCCTGATCAGACAGAAATCGAAGATCCACTTAAAGATGGAGAGGAGCCATATATGACTCTTTATACTTGTACTCTAAAAGGATCGGCTGACGGGCGTGTAGTTATAAGAGCTAGACTGGTTAAGATTGTTTAA
- a CDS encoding NAD(P)H-dependent oxidoreductase has protein sequence MKITVINGSNREEAQSFRIAEWLQDRLKSSDVEVDFVDLRKVDMTFVPDEYWAGQSDKAKAMADEYAKLSSSDGVVIVTPEWGGAASPVLKHFILMSEKSSFSHKPVLVFGVSATHTGGIRPIEDIKHLFKNARGVFVPEPIVINDVNNFLEGDSRDEKREDYLIKRTDYALKLLVEYSKALKQVRGSGIIDHETYPHGM, from the coding sequence ATGAAGATAACAGTAATAAACGGAAGTAATAGAGAGGAAGCACAAAGCTTTAGAATAGCTGAGTGGCTCCAAGATAGACTTAAGTCTAGTGATGTAGAAGTAGACTTTGTTGATTTGAGAAAAGTCGACATGACCTTTGTTCCTGACGAATACTGGGCAGGACAGAGCGATAAAGCTAAAGCAATGGCAGATGAATACGCTAAGCTTAGCAGCTCCGATGGAGTAGTTATTGTTACTCCAGAGTGGGGAGGAGCAGCATCGCCCGTTCTGAAACATTTTATTCTAATGTCCGAGAAGAGCTCATTCTCTCATAAGCCAGTATTAGTATTTGGCGTATCAGCAACCCATACTGGTGGAATCCGCCCTATCGAAGATATAAAACACCTCTTCAAGAACGCTCGTGGAGTCTTTGTACCAGAGCCAATAGTCATCAATGATGTTAACAACTTCTTAGAAGGCGACAGTAGAGACGAAAAGCGTGAAGATTATCTCATTAAGCGTACAGATTACGCACTTAAACTCTTAGTAGAATACTCTAAAGCACTAAAGCAAGTTAGAGGTTCTGGGATAATCGATCACGAAACATATCCTCACGGAATGTAG
- the dnaK gene encoding molecular chaperone DnaK — protein sequence MGKIIGIDLGTTNSAMAVVQSGKPTIITNNEGNRTTPSVVAVKGKDGKEERIVGSAAVRQRVTNAENTIYGVKRLIGRKFSDKEVQKDIDLMPYKIVKSGNGVKVTMSGKDYSPEEISAMTLSKLKADAESFLGEPVTEAVITVPAYFDDSQRQATKDAGKIAGLEVKRIINEPTAAALAYGLDNNKEEKVAVFDLGGGTFDVSILELGDGVFEVKSTNGDTHLGGEDFDLRIVNHFVDEIKKEHSTDLTKNPTAMQRLKEEAEKAKKELSTAQTYEVNLPFLDQGEDGPINFEYNFTRAKLEDLVKDLIEKTVEPCKKALKDAKLNSSDIQEVILVGGMTRMPAVQAKVKEIFGKEPKQGVNPDEVVAMGAAIQGGVLQGDVKDVLLLDVTPLSLGIETMGGVSTKLIERNTTVPTSKSEVFSTAADNQPQVEIHVLQGEREMAEGNKSLGRFILDGIPPAPRGIPQIEVTFNIDANGILNVTAKDKGTGKEQSITIQNSGNLSKDDIEKAQKEAEAHAEEDKKKKEAVEAKNGLENAIYQAEKMPDEMGDKLSDEDKEEIKKAVEAAKEKQGSEDKEELEAAAKELLDKIQPIATKMYEQAAKEASEKSEESKDKKEEAQEAEVVDEDESR from the coding sequence ATGGGAAAGATAATCGGAATTGATTTAGGAACTACAAACAGCGCGATGGCTGTAGTTCAATCTGGTAAACCAACAATAATTACCAATAACGAAGGGAACCGCACAACTCCTTCTGTTGTAGCTGTAAAAGGTAAAGACGGTAAAGAAGAGCGCATCGTAGGTTCTGCTGCTGTTCGTCAAAGAGTAACTAACGCCGAAAACACAATTTATGGGGTGAAGAGACTGATTGGACGTAAGTTTAGTGATAAAGAAGTCCAAAAAGATATCGACCTAATGCCATACAAGATCGTTAAGTCTGGTAACGGTGTTAAAGTAACTATGTCTGGCAAAGATTACTCACCAGAAGAGATCTCTGCAATGACACTCTCTAAGCTTAAGGCAGATGCAGAAAGTTTTCTTGGTGAGCCAGTAACAGAAGCAGTAATTACAGTTCCAGCTTACTTTGATGATTCACAAAGGCAAGCAACAAAAGATGCCGGTAAGATCGCAGGCCTAGAAGTTAAAAGAATAATTAACGAGCCAACTGCCGCAGCCCTTGCTTACGGTCTAGATAACAATAAAGAAGAAAAAGTTGCCGTATTCGACCTCGGTGGTGGTACATTCGATGTCTCAATTTTAGAACTTGGTGACGGTGTTTTCGAAGTTAAGTCCACAAACGGTGACACTCACCTCGGTGGTGAAGATTTCGACCTAAGAATTGTTAACCACTTCGTTGATGAAATCAAGAAAGAGCACTCAACCGACCTAACTAAAAACCCAACTGCAATGCAGAGGCTTAAAGAGGAGGCTGAGAAAGCTAAGAAAGAGCTCTCAACTGCCCAAACTTACGAGGTTAACTTACCATTCTTAGACCAAGGTGAAGACGGTCCAATTAACTTTGAGTACAACTTTACTCGTGCTAAACTCGAAGATCTAGTAAAAGACTTAATCGAAAAGACAGTTGAGCCATGCAAAAAGGCTCTAAAAGATGCTAAGCTTAATAGCTCAGACATCCAAGAAGTCATCCTAGTTGGTGGTATGACCCGTATGCCAGCAGTGCAGGCTAAGGTTAAAGAAATCTTTGGTAAAGAGCCAAAACAAGGAGTAAATCCAGACGAAGTCGTTGCCATGGGTGCAGCAATCCAAGGTGGAGTTTTGCAAGGAGACGTAAAAGATGTTCTTCTTCTAGACGTAACACCACTTTCTTTAGGTATCGAGACAATGGGTGGAGTTTCTACTAAACTTATCGAAAGAAACACTACAGTTCCAACTTCAAAATCTGAGGTCTTCTCAACCGCTGCAGATAACCAACCTCAGGTAGAGATCCATGTGTTGCAAGGTGAGCGAGAAATGGCCGAAGGTAATAAATCTCTGGGTAGATTCATCCTTGATGGAATCCCTCCAGCGCCTCGTGGTATCCCACAAATCGAAGTTACATTTAATATCGATGCTAACGGAATTCTAAACGTAACTGCAAAAGATAAAGGAACTGGAAAAGAGCAGAGTATTACAATCCAAAATTCCGGAAACTTAAGTAAGGATGACATAGAAAAAGCCCAAAAAGAGGCTGAGGCTCATGCCGAAGAAGATAAAAAGAAGAAGGAAGCAGTAGAGGCTAAAAACGGCTTAGAGAACGCAATCTACCAAGCAGAAAAGATGCCAGATGAAATGGGCGATAAGCTTAGCGACGAAGACAAAGAAGAGATCAAGAAAGCTGTCGAAGCCGCTAAAGAGAAGCAAGGCTCAGAAGATAAAGAAGAGCTAGAAGCAGCCGCTAAAGAGCTTTTAGATAAGATCCAACCAATCGCAACTAAAATGTACGAACAAGCTGCAAAAGAAGCCTCCGAAAAATCAGAAGAGTCTAAGGACAAAAAAGAAGAAGCTCAAGAGGCCGAAGTAGTCGACGAAGACGAAAGCCGCTAA